Proteins encoded by one window of Streptomyces clavuligerus:
- a CDS encoding PPOX class F420-dependent oxidoreductase produces MAKTMMKSEWHGFVSEGTRTAKLSTVRADGSPHVAPVWFLLDGDEVVFNTGAGTVKGRNLARDSRVAICVDDEQPPFGFVLLHGQAELSDDPEQALHWATRIAARYMGEEQAEEFGRRNGTPGELTVRVRVSKAVALSNLTD; encoded by the coding sequence ATGGCTAAAACTATGATGAAGAGTGAGTGGCACGGGTTTGTCTCCGAGGGCACGCGCACGGCGAAGCTCTCGACCGTACGGGCCGACGGCAGTCCGCACGTCGCCCCGGTCTGGTTTCTGCTCGACGGGGACGAGGTGGTGTTCAACACCGGTGCCGGGACGGTCAAGGGCCGCAATCTGGCCCGGGACAGCAGGGTCGCGATCTGCGTGGACGACGAGCAGCCGCCGTTCGGCTTCGTCCTGCTCCACGGCCAGGCCGAGCTGAGCGACGACCCGGAACAGGCCCTGCACTGGGCGACCCGGATCGCCGCCCGCTACATGGGGGAGGAGCAGGCCGAGGAGTTCGGCCGCCGCAACGGCACCCCCGGGGAGCTGACCGTCAGGGTCCGGGTCAGCAAGGCCGTGGCGCTCAGCAACCTCACCGACTGA